In Cyclopterus lumpus isolate fCycLum1 chromosome 9, fCycLum1.pri, whole genome shotgun sequence, a single genomic region encodes these proteins:
- the scarb2a gene encoding lysosome membrane protein 2a isoform X2, which yields MTRRSCAIYATGIVCAHLLIVGIALVVAQVFQTMIHSRLKKEITLTEKSQMFEAWKNPPPPVYMEYYFFNVTNPDVFLAGGKAAVKQIGPYTYREYRPRVNVTFLENGTKLYALNPKTFVFVPEKSAGNPEVDIVRTVNIPFVAIMSELNSYSFFLRTLVSMYINSLGVEVFMSRTVHEVLWGFKDPLLTKVHSMKPEVDEYFGLMWKKNGTHEGEFVFHTGEENYLDYGKIDTWNGMREMSWWSSNQSNMINGTDGAVFHPLINRNELLYIFAADLCRSIHLAYVEDVEVKGIQAYRFAPPNDVLMNPKENPSNAGFCVPAGDCLGTGVLKVSVCREGAPIVVSFPHFYQADPKYINAIEGLSPNKEEHETYLDLQPTTGVPIRACKRAQLNIILKRIQGFPKTKFINETIFPIMFVNETATVDDDSASQMRTMLLIVTLVSNFPLLIVGMGIILLLVLVVLFCRNRQKKTVKDDTAYTQVSDKPDEPSQTPASQPTRNGSYIAMSPVEAQKC from the exons ATGACTCGGAGATCCTGTGCCATTTACGCCACCGGGATCGTGTGCGCTCACCTCCTGATAGTGGGGATCGCCCTGGTCGTGGCTCAAGTCTTCCAAACAATGATCCACAGCCGGTTAAAAAAG GAAATTACTTTGACAGAGAAGAGCCAAATGTTTGAAGCTTGGAAGAATCCACCTCCACCGGTTTATATGGAGTATTACTTCTTCAACGTGACCAATCCAGATGTGTTCTTGGCTGGCGGGAAGGCAGCCGTTAAACAGATCGGACCATATACTTACAG GGAATACAGGCCGCGGGTGAACGTGACTTTCCTGGAGAACGGCACCAAGCTCTACGCCCTGAACCCCAAAACCTTTGTGTTTGTGCCGGAGAAGTCAGCCGGTAACCCCGAGGTCGACATCGTCAGGACTGTGAACATCCCGTTTGTG GCCATCATGAGCGAGCTGAACTCCTACTCCTTCTTCCTGCGAACTTTGGTTTCCATGTACATAAACAGCCTGGGCGTCGAGGTGTTCATGTCCCGCACTGTCCACGAGGTTCTGTGGGGCTTCAAGGACCCTCTGCTCACAAAGGTCCACTCCATGAAGCCCGAAGTGGACGAATACTTTGGGCTGATGTGGAAG aaaAATGGCACCCATGAAGGAGAGTTTGTGTTCCACACCGGCGAGGAGAATTACTTGGATTATGGCAAGATCGACACGTGGAACGGCATGAG GGAGATGTCGTGGTGGTCTTCAAATCAGAGCAACATGATCAACGGTACGGACGGCGCCGTCTTCCACCCGCTGATAAACAGAAACGAGCTGCTCTACATCTTCGCTGCGGATCTCTGCAG GTCTATCCATCTAGCCTATGTGGAAGATGTGGAGGTGAAAGGCATCCAGGCGTACCGCTTCGCCCCCCCCAACGATGTCCTCATGAACCCCAAAGAAAACCCCAGTAACGCGGGCTTCTGTGTGCCGGCTGGAGACTGTCTCGGCACCGGGGTGCTTAAAGTCAGCGTTTGTCGAGAAG GTGCTCCCATCGTGGTGTCTTTCCCCCACTTTTATCAAGCGGACCCGAAGTACATCAACGCCATTGAAGGGCTGAGCCCCAACAAGGAGGAACACGAGACGTACCTCGACCTGCAACCG ACCACAGGGGTTCCCATTCGTGCCTGCAAGAGAGCTCAGCTCAACATCATCCTGAAAAGAATCCAAGGCTTCCC caaAACCAAGTTCATCAACGAGACCATTTTCCCCATCATGTTCGTCAATGAG ACGGCGACGGTCGACGATGACTCGGCGTCCCAGATGAGGACGATGCTCCTCATCGTGACTCTGGTGTCAAACTTCCCGTTGCTCATCGTGGGCATGGGcatcatcctgctgctggtgctcGTGGTCTTGTTCTGCCGAAACCGCCAGAAGAAG ACGGTGAAAGACGACACGGCCTACACGCAGGTCAGCGACAAACCCGACGAGCCGTCACAAACGCCGGCCAGCCAGCCAACGAGGAACGGCTCCTACATCGCCATGTCTCCAGTGGAGGCCCAGAAGTGTTGA
- the scarb2a gene encoding lysosome membrane protein 2a isoform X1 codes for MTRRSCAIYATGIVCAHLLIVGIALVVAQVFQTMIHSRLKKEITLTEKSQMFEAWKNPPPPVYMEYYFFNVTNPDVFLAGGKAAVKQIGPYTYREYRPRVNVTFLENGTKLYALNPKTFVFVPEKSAGNPEVDIVRTVNIPFVAIMSELNSYSFFLRTLVSMYINSLGVEVFMSRTVHEVLWGFKDPLLTKVHSMKPEVDEYFGLMWKKNGTHEGEFVFHTGEENYLDYGKIDTWNGMREMSWWSSNQSNMINGTDGAVFHPLINRNELLYIFAADLCRSIHLAYVEDVEVKGIQAYRFAPPNDVLMNPKENPSNAGFCVPAGDCLGTGVLKVSVCREGAPIVVSFPHFYQADPKYINAIEGLSPNKEEHETYLDLQPTTGVPIRACKRAQLNIILKRIQGFPKTKFINETIFPIMFVNETATVDDDSASQMRTMLLIVTLVSNFPLLIVGMGIILLLVLVVLFCRNRQKKNEVKRIDFTEAFHSFTTVKDDTAYTQVSDKPDEPSQTPASQPTRNGSYIAMSPVEAQKC; via the exons ATGACTCGGAGATCCTGTGCCATTTACGCCACCGGGATCGTGTGCGCTCACCTCCTGATAGTGGGGATCGCCCTGGTCGTGGCTCAAGTCTTCCAAACAATGATCCACAGCCGGTTAAAAAAG GAAATTACTTTGACAGAGAAGAGCCAAATGTTTGAAGCTTGGAAGAATCCACCTCCACCGGTTTATATGGAGTATTACTTCTTCAACGTGACCAATCCAGATGTGTTCTTGGCTGGCGGGAAGGCAGCCGTTAAACAGATCGGACCATATACTTACAG GGAATACAGGCCGCGGGTGAACGTGACTTTCCTGGAGAACGGCACCAAGCTCTACGCCCTGAACCCCAAAACCTTTGTGTTTGTGCCGGAGAAGTCAGCCGGTAACCCCGAGGTCGACATCGTCAGGACTGTGAACATCCCGTTTGTG GCCATCATGAGCGAGCTGAACTCCTACTCCTTCTTCCTGCGAACTTTGGTTTCCATGTACATAAACAGCCTGGGCGTCGAGGTGTTCATGTCCCGCACTGTCCACGAGGTTCTGTGGGGCTTCAAGGACCCTCTGCTCACAAAGGTCCACTCCATGAAGCCCGAAGTGGACGAATACTTTGGGCTGATGTGGAAG aaaAATGGCACCCATGAAGGAGAGTTTGTGTTCCACACCGGCGAGGAGAATTACTTGGATTATGGCAAGATCGACACGTGGAACGGCATGAG GGAGATGTCGTGGTGGTCTTCAAATCAGAGCAACATGATCAACGGTACGGACGGCGCCGTCTTCCACCCGCTGATAAACAGAAACGAGCTGCTCTACATCTTCGCTGCGGATCTCTGCAG GTCTATCCATCTAGCCTATGTGGAAGATGTGGAGGTGAAAGGCATCCAGGCGTACCGCTTCGCCCCCCCCAACGATGTCCTCATGAACCCCAAAGAAAACCCCAGTAACGCGGGCTTCTGTGTGCCGGCTGGAGACTGTCTCGGCACCGGGGTGCTTAAAGTCAGCGTTTGTCGAGAAG GTGCTCCCATCGTGGTGTCTTTCCCCCACTTTTATCAAGCGGACCCGAAGTACATCAACGCCATTGAAGGGCTGAGCCCCAACAAGGAGGAACACGAGACGTACCTCGACCTGCAACCG ACCACAGGGGTTCCCATTCGTGCCTGCAAGAGAGCTCAGCTCAACATCATCCTGAAAAGAATCCAAGGCTTCCC caaAACCAAGTTCATCAACGAGACCATTTTCCCCATCATGTTCGTCAATGAG ACGGCGACGGTCGACGATGACTCGGCGTCCCAGATGAGGACGATGCTCCTCATCGTGACTCTGGTGTCAAACTTCCCGTTGCTCATCGTGGGCATGGGcatcatcctgctgctggtgctcGTGGTCTTGTTCTGCCGAAACCGCCAGAAGAAG AATGAAGTAAAACGTATTGATTTTACTGAAGCTTTTCATTCTTTTACT ACGGTGAAAGACGACACGGCCTACACGCAGGTCAGCGACAAACCCGACGAGCCGTCACAAACGCCGGCCAGCCAGCCAACGAGGAACGGCTCCTACATCGCCATGTCTCCAGTGGAGGCCCAGAAGTGTTGA